The Solanum dulcamara chromosome 6, daSolDulc1.2, whole genome shotgun sequence genome contains the following window.
tcaaatgTTTGACATGCTCTGAGAAATCCCATTACCTTGGCACTTTCATCTGGACAATGTAttccaacaacaatatcattaaGTACATCAACAATTGAACCAAACATAAGAATAAAGTTACTAAAAGATTTGTAGTGGGATCCCCAACGAGTATCACAAGCTCTAGTAAGACCAAATTCTTGATGCAAGCCTCTACCAGTTTCAAGTTCACCCGTATCTAATGCCTCTTGAACTCTTTTCTTTTGAGATTCTCGATATTCATCCATGCGTTTAAAAAAAGCTCCCAACATATTCAAAATACTTGAAACCAATAGTACAAGCTCCCCCACTTCAACACACTTTTTAGAAACCGAAATAAGACTTAGTTGAAGTTGATGAGCAAAGCAATGAACAGAATGAACCGATCTACTTTCTTGCttaatcaacattttaaggcTATTGATTCTACCTTGCATATTACTTTCTCCATCATAACATTGTCCACGTACATAAGAAAGACTCAAGAAATGTTGAGCAAGTAAATTAACAATTGCTTCTTTTAGAGATGATGCACAAGTATCTTAAACATGAATAATGTCGATAATTCACTCCATCACAAATCCCACTCTATCAACATATCGTAAAACAATGGCCATTTGCTCCTTGCGTGATACATCAAACGATTCATCAACCAACAAGGCAAAGTAATCACCATTTAATTCTTCTTTGATAGCcttaattatttcaattttgcATGCAGTCACAATTTCTTTTTGAATCATTGGAGAAGTCATCAGATCATTTTGTGGAGCATGTTTCAATACAAAATCTTTAATGTTATCACACCTTTCAGAATACCAtgaaagaatttcaagaaaattaccTCTGTTAAGTGGTGATTTAGATTCATCATGACCCCGAAATGCCAATCCTTGATTCAAAAGAAGCCTTACAACATCAACTGAAGCAGTTAAGCGGAGCCAATACTCATGCTTAAATTGAGAATCTTGCCTCACAAGTGCAGATTGAATAGATTGCTCTTGTCGCACTAGATCTTCACAATTCTTTCTTGCCtgattatgaatattatttccGCCACCAACATATTTTTTAAGACTCTTCTTTTTTTGCCAACTCCTAAACCCTGTGGTCGAAAATACATCACCCCCTCCTTGATGAATATTATCGTTTGCAAATAGATAGCAATTCAAACAAAAGACTGCGTCTTTACTTTCACTATACTCTAACCAATTAGAATACTCACTAAACCACTGAGGATTAAAATGACGTATGTCTCTAGAAACTTTTGTTTTAGGATACTCTTTAAGCCAAGGTTGACAAGGACCTCTCCTAAGGTATTCTCTTCGAATGACATCACGATGATTTGGATGAAAGTCCAAGATTTGAGTGCTTTCACCCGGATCATGCTTTAAAGAATTCAAATCAAATTCTTGAAAAGAAGGCAATGGTACTTTTGAGTGGTTGACATTTTCTTCTAGATTAGGTTGATCATGAGAGTCCAAACTTGATTTTAGAACTTTGGTAAAATAATTCTTCACTGACTTTTGAGActgaattataataaaaaaaattagttagaATTAAAGATACAATGTCAATCTTAAAAGCCAATAAAATAAAGCCTATTTAAGAACATCTAACTGTGAGAATAAAAACTCAATCTTATGAGAATAAAAACTCAATCTTGTATATAGCAATACAACAAAAAACAATTAGTAACCTTAACTCCttaaacatattttatttcaaaaactcTACCAAATGTCTCAATAAGCAAGAAAACAACTTAACCACAATCCAACACACATAAAAGGGAATTGATTACTAAATAAAAATCCTACACTTTGATTCTTTTAttagctaaaaataaatatctagaagaccaattttgcaaacaaacaacatttaaaaattaaaacaatcaaGGCTTGGGGTTCATGAATGGAAAATGGGTCCTCCGTCAGCTACCCATTTCACAAAATGGGTCAGCTACCCATTTCACAAAATGGGTTGATTAACAACTAACAAGAAATAATAATGGATTTATTGTGATTTTGAGTATGgttaaaaaaaaagagggaaaaaaaaaataccttgGAATTGGAAGCCATGGGTGATGGGCCAAGAAGCAATATCATTTGGCCTCTTCAGTTTTCATCACCTTCATAGAACAAGAGAAACGGAGATGAACAGAGAAAAAGATACAAAGTAATTAGGACTTCAATTAGGAAAGTAGTATGTAGATATTATGCTTTGGTTTTTGTCCAGTTGTTTACACCAAACTACTACATTTACCTTTTTGCAAAGTAATAAAAAGCCCAAAGGgcataattgactttaaaaaaatatatatatcccAAAGCCAAATGGCccacatttttttaataataataataataaataaagtgcgatttttttttaagggactgatgaaaaaagtaaaaaaatgtgTCATTGTCGAGAATCGAACCCACAACCACGGACTCAATCACAGGCGCCTTATCCACTAATTCACAATCTCCATTTATTAAGGGgatgcaaaaataataattgtacataaataaaaaaaatcgcaGTATATATATAGTACAATTTTCCGACGAAGGGAGTTCGGTTGCCACCCCTCGCACCCCTGTAGTTTCACCCCTGCAAACAACAATTATGAAAGTATAAATAAAGGGTAAAGCAACCATGAAATGaaccaaaaataataacaaaataggTAACTATAACATCAGTTAGAAACACAAAGAACCAGTAACTAAGATTTTCTAATCTTCTCCACCTACTAAAAATACTCAAAAGAACAggaatatacatatacataatgtAAAGAAGGGAAAGGAATGTCACCGAAAGAGCTAAGCGATTTCGCAGGAGTGAGGAGAACGGAGGTGTGGGAGCTCTTAATATCGAGCTCGTCTGGTTGCTATCCGTTCGGTCGGGGTTCACGGTTGCTGGATGGAGCTCGAATCTGATTGCTCATTTGTTGAGCTTCGCCCGGAGATGGAAACTTTCATTGTTATTGTCGGAGCTCGAAGCTCGGCTATTTTTTGGTGGAGAAGAAAGGGAAGGGGTCGGTTAGTTTGTTGTCTATGTTGTAAAAGTCGTATGTATATGTTTTCATTCCCTTAGCCTCAATATTCTTAACTTGTGGCATCAACTTAGGGATTAGATTGTCAGAAGCAACAACCAAAGCTTTGAACAATCTCGTAGGGGCAACTAGTGTTTTGGTCTCAGTGTATAAGTAGTGACACCCATAATGGTAATTAATTTGCCTTAGATATCTTgaacacaaaaaaaatgatatcatATAAAATGTCTGTCTGAGCATTCTTGTTGTTCGATTGTTATCCGAAAAAAATGGGTGAAGGGAAAAGTCCTTTTGGGGGTGGCTGCTTTTGGGAAGAGGATCTGACGAAAATCCTTTTGAGTTTTGTCCCtttccccaatatcataaatcaGATGATATTTAGATAATACAAtacacataatatttaattacatatctcaatatatcataatttgGATCATGATgttataataataagaagaaaaataatgtcacgatccaacccattTGGCCGTGCGAGCAcccactctaacacctagataggagaactcTCAACCCCTTAAACAAAAGGATATGCAGAAATTTAacaaaatatcaataatagGTCAAAAGAGTTATGAAATCACTTTATATCAACTTAAAACTTTGATGGTTTATTAAAAGGACAATTtaacacccccaaggatactagtctaaacaagtacaagagcttctaaagatacaacatatctaagtcaaattaatgacacaactcccaccataaggaagacgaagatgattctccaacaacttctatTCTACTCCAACTTTATGCAAAACTATCATCATTCCCA
Protein-coding sequences here:
- the LOC129892686 gene encoding uncharacterized protein LOC129892686; this translates as MASNSKSQKSVKNYFTKVLKSSLDSHDQPNLEENVNHSKVPLPSFQEFDLNSLKHDPGESTQILDFHPNHRDVIRREYLRRGPCQPWLKEYPKTKVSRDIRHFNPQWFSEYSNWLEYSESKDAVFCLNCYLFANDNIHQGGGDVFSTTGFRSWQKKKSLKKYVGGGNNIHNQARKNCEDLVRQEQSIQSALVRQDSQFKHEYWLRLTASVDVVRLLLNQGLAFRGHDESKSPLNRGNFLEILSWYSERCDNIKDFVLKHAPQNDLMTSPMIQKEIVTACKIEIIKAIKEELNGDYFALLVDESFDVSRKEQMAIVLRYVDRVGFVME